CCACTGACAATTTATACGGCTGTTGTATTATGTGCATTAAAGGAAGCGGGATACAAGAAGGACGATCCTATGGTTAAACAGGCTGTCGACTGGTTGATAAGTTGCCAGAATGCTGACGGTGGTTATGGAATGCCGAAAGGGACACCGTCGTTATCTCTGAGCAGTGCCTGGACCATAAAGGCCCTCCTCGCATTCGGAATGACGCCGTCAATGCCATCTATTCAGAATGCTGTCGGATATTTACTGAAAACCCAGAAACCTTCAGGAGGTTTTTCTTTTGTTCCGCCTGCACCGGAAGACCCTGAGGCTACCGCATATGCGATTATGGCATTAAGCGGTTTAACAGACAAAAAAGATGTTATCCAAAAGGCCTTTGATTATCTGGCAAAGGTACAGCAAGCTGACGGCGCTTATATAAGTAACGCACCGGTTCAGTTTAATAAGATACCGAAGAAAAATACGCAGACCACTGTCTTTGTTGCATGGGCATTATCGGAAGCAAAGTGACTTAAACTCAAGGTTTGGGTTTGCCGGTTCGGAGGTCGGATAGAAAGAACCGTGAACCAAGAGGCTTAATATGGAATTACTGAGACGAATGTGCAGACACAACCTGGCGTTGGTTGGTCTGATTATATTGATTCCCATGTTTCTGTGCGCCCTATTCGCTCCTTTTATCTCAGTCCATAATCCTTTTGAACCTGATTTAAAGCATGTCCTTGCATCACCTTCCATTTCACACCCCTTCGGAACAGATACGCTCGGAAGAGATGTATTTGCAAGGGTAGTCTATGGAAGCAGAATCTCCCTCATTGTAGGGTTTGTCTCTGTGGGCATAGCAGTCCTGATAGGCATTACAATAGGTGCAATTTCAGGCTATTACGGTGGTATTATGGATGAGACGATAATGCGATTTGTTGACCTCATGATGTGCTTCCCCACCTTTTTCCTGATACTTGCCGTGATTGCCCTCCTTGAGCCAAGTATATGGAACATTATGATAGTCATCGGGCTTACGGGCTGGATGGGCATAGCGCGCCTTATCAGAGCGGAAATCTTGAGCATTAAGCATAAGGAATTTGTCCTTGCTGCCAAGGCCCTTGGGTTATCGGAAGTTAGAATTATTTTTCGGCACGTCCTGCCGAATGCAATGTCACCTATCTATGTGGTTGCAACCCTTGGTATAGGAGGGGCAATCCTTACGGAATCCGCCCTGAGTTTTTTGGGTATTGGTGTCCAGCCACCTACGCCAAGCTGGGGGAATATCCTTACACAGGCAAAGGATAATATCGAAGTGGCCTGGTGGCTGAGCCTCTATCCCGGGCTTGCAATATTTTTGACTGTAATGGGATATAATCTCCTGGGAGAGGGCTTGAGAGACATATTTGATCCGAGAAGATATTATCAGTCCTGATAATATCACCGGTGGAATATGGTAAATAATTAGGAGACAGGATGCTGATCACACTGGTTGCAATAGCCGTTATCATGATCTTGTTTTTCACATTTCTGCTTTTCCGTAAAGGCGAAACATCGGCTCATGCACAAAAATATCTTGTGAAAGAAGCATCCCGGAAAATAAAAAATAAAGCCGATAATATATTGTCAAAACAGCTTCATAACACCAATGCCCAGCAGAAGATGTTATATGAAATATATCCCTCACTCAAGGAAATTGCTTATTATTCCATGCCAGACGAGGTTTTTCCGACCCGGATAGAAAATATAGACGAAAATATTCAGGAAACAATACGAGAAAAAATCTCTTCCATTAAACCAATTTCTGCGAACTATGTTAATCTTTTAAATCTGTTGAGAAACCCGGAATCAAATCCTGGAGAAATTTCAACAATTGTTTCGACAAACCCTGTCTTCTCCGCCAGAATTCTCCAGACAGTCAATTCGGCATATTTCGGGCTTAACAATAAAATCACATCTCTGGGCAGGGCAATAACCCTTCTGGGATACAATAATGTAAGAGCTCTTGTATTTCAGGATTCTTTAGGCGCCGCAGCCTCTGCCAGACAAACCGACAAACCGGAGGCATATGTAAAAATCTGGATACATTCTGCAATAGTTTCGGTTTGTGCCGGTTATCTGGGGAAAAAGATTTTTCAACTCTCTGAATATGACCTCGCTACTATAGGGCTTCTCCATGACATTGGAAAATATTACTATCATTTGTTCGAAATACAGGGAGAAGCAACATCAGACCTTCCCGGGATTATTTCAGACCTTCCCGGGATTATTCCAGACCTTCCCGGGATTATTCAGGAAGAACAGAAATTTGGTATTAACCATGCAACACTGGGAAGTCTTATAGCAAAAAACTGGCAGTTATCGGAGAGCATAGTTCAAAGCATTGCATATCATCATTACCCCAACTTTTTTTCACCGGAAGATATTCCAGGGCTTTATCTGAAAGAGAGTTTTGTAATTTGCATTTCAGACCTTATCGTCAAAGCCATTGGATACAAAGAACAGGGGGATGATATATTACCGATAAAAGAGGAATATTTTAAGATGTTTCGTTTGAGTCCGGAGTTATCAGAGATAATAATGCCGGATTTAACAAAAGAAATAGAAAAAACACGTTTAACAGTAGAATCCTATATAAAGGTAACAACGTCTGATGCCATTTGAAAAAATAAATAATTTACAAGTCTATTATGAGGTTCATGGTGAAGGTGAAGTTATTATTCTTATACACCATGGTTTCGGCTCAGCCAAAATCTGGAAAAATATTTATCCACGCCTTGTGACCCAGGGTTATAAAGTAATGATATATGACCGCCGGGGCTATGGACAATCAGAAAGGGGGGATGATTTTCAGATCTTTTATGAAAGCGACCGATACCGGCCTGAAAGCGTGGAAGAACTAAGAATATTAAAAGAAATCCTCGACATTAAGGAATGCCATTTAGTCGGACAATGTGAAGGCGGTGTTATCGGCA
The nucleotide sequence above comes from Pseudomonadota bacterium. Encoded proteins:
- a CDS encoding HDOD domain-containing protein, yielding MLITLVAIAVIMILFFTFLLFRKGETSAHAQKYLVKEASRKIKNKADNILSKQLHNTNAQQKMLYEIYPSLKEIAYYSMPDEVFPTRIENIDENIQETIREKISSIKPISANYVNLLNLLRNPESNPGEISTIVSTNPVFSARILQTVNSAYFGLNNKITSLGRAITLLGYNNVRALVFQDSLGAAASARQTDKPEAYVKIWIHSAIVSVCAGYLGKKIFQLSEYDLATIGLLHDIGKYYYHLFEIQGEATSDLPGIISDLPGIIPDLPGIIQEEQKFGINHATLGSLIAKNWQLSESIVQSIAYHHYPNFFSPEDIPGLYLKESFVICISDLIVKAIGYKEQGDDILPIKEEYFKMFRLSPELSEIIMPDLTKEIEKTRLTVESYIKVTTSDAI
- a CDS encoding ABC transporter permease codes for the protein MELLRRMCRHNLALVGLIILIPMFLCALFAPFISVHNPFEPDLKHVLASPSISHPFGTDTLGRDVFARVVYGSRISLIVGFVSVGIAVLIGITIGAISGYYGGIMDETIMRFVDLMMCFPTFFLILAVIALLEPSIWNIMIVIGLTGWMGIARLIRAEILSIKHKEFVLAAKALGLSEVRIIFRHVLPNAMSPIYVVATLGIGGAILTESALSFLGIGVQPPTPSWGNILTQAKDNIEVAWWLSLYPGLAIFLTVMGYNLLGEGLRDIFDPRRYYQS